A single window of Colletes latitarsis isolate SP2378_abdomen chromosome 11, iyColLati1, whole genome shotgun sequence DNA harbors:
- the LOC143347920 gene encoding uncharacterized protein LOC143347920 — protein sequence MIRIEMTITLLCVLLIGHHVHAVLNKGQVAAANEEKTENKIKADDRISNSYGPPSKEYGGPIVTEFKGPAPVYGPPELVGDQGPTPIYPPPPPDVPPPVYGPPLSSYGPPRNIKPHYGPPKQSFGPPLAPLPSKFSFGSLKLHYGPPKQHYGPPYLFSSFRPPKTHYGPPLKFTSNGLSNQYLSVASSSHGSPKPGHGLPIPVPLESYGLPAQHLTVQFNSQTSDNYGPPLLPSPSNGHYGPPGGDFYGPPASHPPPGVPAPPTPPDIKYDGWQPIAGDNYGPTHNEQKALEGSSNAIENPNVPNDSYGVPIHNPEAQDLKSSVHSGSVENDGLPPPPLPQFEPFHNENQNPPKKHEPEKLLQYQVPKVKPLSIVKTVGFELLPNSLTSDSNGASLPTLKLPVLDAGHQNFGTGEFHSFENLGNELPGSYGLPLSNVHFGKLNSIESGIPLPPPPLFDSYSAPPLSSYSPNGPYPEAGRASSFPAFLHKQNPHHHRPHGSFRVPLSPLGALIPPRNREPIKFREPIPTGLVSNLNRYLPPKLIKPSYSPFEQQLPSLTAPVAFNKLASIGLNSPIATPNVQYGTPLSFSDFNTPAPVLTYGAPNFGPASSFVSASTGFGKNLYDNIGNTIASTYGTPVVNAPLSSSFGHDCGFHHSSGAQYSLQDTGVRAPSFGSDVHGFASSVSSSQALLPEIKLESQSSTLKNSYGDLDVSYDALEHADNVLSSDHSQSLAVANVISTPQSTQSVEIGEYKHEGGITAEALTAGLTEQGFGQAKNLATSDVDASQFLNTHEGSEALSLAKGLTVASGADGFEVQGSKGTYTLQIQPADGGLGTENSDGSIRHDQLLNNGLLQDILAAIEQPSQGDVQLQGHPEAQPLQQVYSDLSQTESANVPKGHYITVDESVQRNEEDGRVSDRREAEFNEADSKEKETVALFFDNQYGDARKETRSLAKSETVASSGDGKNVGKTKSS from the exons ATGATTCGGATCGAG ATGACAATCACGCTGTTGTGTGTCCTTCTGATCGGACACCACGTACACGCAGTGCTCAACAAGGGTCAAGTAGCCGCTGCCAACGAAGAAAAAaccgaaaataaaataaaggccGACGATAGGATAAGTAATTCGTACGGTCCACCGTCCAAGGAATACGGAGGTCCGATTGTAACAGAATTCAAAGGGCCAGCGCCGGTTTACGGCCCTCCTGAATTAGTAGGCGATCAAGGACCAACGCCTATATACCCACCACCACCGCCAGACGTACCACCGCCCGTCTATGGGCCACCATTGTCCTCGTACGGCCCACCGCGAAATATCAAACCACATTATGGACCGCCGAAACAAAGTTTCGGTCCTCCTCTGGCACCTTTGCCCTCCAAGTTCAGCTTCGGTTCCCTGAAACTTCACTACGGACCGCCCAAGCAACACTACGGACCCCCCTATTTATTCTCCTCGTTCAGACCGCCGAAAACTCACTACGGTCCTCCGTTGAAATTCACCTCCAACGGTTTATCCAATCAATACCTTTCCGTGGCATCTTCGAGCCATGGGTCGCCGAAACCAGGCCACGGTCTTCCGATACCCGTGCCTCTGGAGTCGTACGGTCTACCCGCGCAGCACCTAACCGTTCAGTTTAACTCCCAAACGAGCGACAACTACGGACCACCGTTGCTTCCGTCTCCGTCGAACGGCCACTACGGTCCACCCGGCGGTGATTTCTACGGACCTCCTGCGTCCCATCCGCCGCCAGGAGTCCCAGCCCCACCTACGCCGCCCGATATAAAATACGACGGCTGGCAACCGATCGCCGGAGATAATTACGGGCCCACTCACAACGAGCAAAAGGCgctggaaggctcttcgaacgccATCGAGAACCCGAACGTGCCCAACGACTCGTACGGAGTCCCGATACACAATCCCGAGGCTCAGGACTTAAAGAGTTCCGTGCACTCGGGCTCCGTCGAGAACGACGGTCTGCCGCCACCGCCGTTGCCGCAGTTCGAGCCGTTCCACAACGAGAATCAAAATCCGCCCAAGAAGCACGAGCCCGAGAAGCTTCTGCAGTACCAAGTACCGAAAGTCAAACCGCTCTCCATCGTCAAGACAGTAGGTTTCGAGTTGCTGCCCAATTCGTTGACTTCAGACTCGAACGGCGCATCTCTGCCAACCTTGAAATTACCTGTCCTCGACGCTGGACACCAGAATTTCGGAACAGGAGAGTTTCACTCGTTCGAAAATCTAGGGAACGAATTACCAGGGAGCTACGGGTTGCCGTTGTCGAACGTTCACTTCGGAAAATTGAACTCCATCGAGTCTGGAAtaccactgccgcccccgcctcTGTTCGACTCGTACAGTGCGCCCCCACTGTCTTCCTACTCGCCGAACGGTCCATATCCGGAGGCAGGCAGAGCGTCGTCGTTCCCCGCGTTTTTGCATAAACAGAATCCGCATCATCACCGTCCTCACGGATCGTTCAGAGTCCCCCTGTCTCCTCTCGGTGCTCTGATACCACCCAGGAACCGCGAACCCATCAAATTCAGGGAACCCATTCCCACGGGACTCGTGAGCAACCTGAACCGTTATCTACCACCGAAACTGATCAAGCCAAGCTACAGTCCGTTCGAGCAGCAACTGCCCAGTTTGACAGCTCCTGTAGCCTTCAACAAACTGGCCAGCATCGGCTTGAACTCGCCGATTGCAACACCGAACGTCCAATACGGAACGCCTCTGTCCTTTAGTGACTTCAACACTCCGGCGCCAGTTTTGACTTACGGCGCGCCGAACTTCGGACCAGCCTCTTCGTTCGTCTCCGCCTCTACGGGCTTTGGAAAGAATTTGTACGACAATATTGGTAATACCATTGCATCCACCTATGGTACTCCGGTGGTCAACGCTCCGCTGTCATCGAGCTTTGGCCATGATTGCGGTTTCCACCATTCGAGTGGCGCGCAGTATAGTTTGCAAGACACTGGAGTTCGTGCTCCAAGCTTCGGATCGGACGTCCACGGTTTCGCCAGCTCCGTTTCGTCCAGCCAAGCTCTTCTTCCCGAAATCAAGCTGGAGTCGCAGAGTTCCACTTTGAAGAACAGCTACGGGGACTTGGACGTTTCGTACGACGCGCTCGAACACGCTGACAACGTGCTGTCCAGCGATCACAGCCAGTCGTTGGCGGTCGCGAACGTGATTTCTACCCCACAGTCCACGCAGTCGGTCGAGATCGGTGAATATAAACACGAGGGTGGAATAACGGCGGAGGCGCTGACAGCCGGTTTGACAGAGCAAGGATTCGGCCAGGCGAAGAACCTTGCCACCAGCGACGTGGATGCTAGTCAATTCCTCAATACACACGAAGGGAGCGAAGCTCTGTCCCTGGCGAAGGGGCTGACGGTCGCCAGCGGGGCCGACGGGTTCGAGGTTCAGGGCTCCAAAGGAACGTACACGTTGCAAATTCAACCTGCAGACGGCGGATTGGGAACGGAGAATTCGGACGGAAGCATCAGACACGACCAACTGCTGAACAACGGCCTCCTGCAGGACATCCTCGCGGCCATCGAGCAGCCCAGCCAAGGGGACGTGCAATTACAAGGCCATCCGGAGGCGCAGCCCCTGCAACAGGTTTACAGCGACTTGTCGCAGACTGAAAGCGCGAACGTCCCCAAAGGACACTACATCACGGTGGACGAGAGCGTGCAGAGAAATGAGGAAGATGGACGTGTCAGCGACAGGAGAGAGGCAGAGTTTAACGAAGCTGATTCTAAGGAAAAAGAGACTGTTGCTCTTTTCTTCGATAATCAATACGGCGACGCGCGGAAGGAGACCAGGTCTCTAGCGAAAAGTGAGACCGTGGCTTCGTCGGGGGATGGGAAGAACGTTGGTAAAACAAAATCCTCGTAA
- the LOC143348127 gene encoding peritrophin-1, producing the protein MKAIFAVLAIVAISLYTADAREEVTCPDDVKDDYILISHPCSCTTYFVCLGYEPIPMECPRGLWFNEKEQKCDWKNKVRCTIKPGCSNS; encoded by the exons ATGAAAG CCATATTTGCAGTCCTTGCTATCGTTGCGATCAGCTTGTATACCGCAGACGCAAGAGAAGAAGTTACTTGTCCAGACGATGTAAAAGATGATTATATATTAATTTCGCATCCATGTAGTTGCACGACCTATTTCGTTTGCCTGGGATACGAACCAATCCCCATGGAGTGTCCACGAGGTCTTTGGTTCAATGAGAAGGAACAGAAGTGCGATTGGAAGAACAAAGTTAGATGTACTATCAAACCTGGATGTTCTAATTCTTAA